One window of Biomphalaria glabrata chromosome 6, xgBioGlab47.1, whole genome shotgun sequence genomic DNA carries:
- the LOC129926726 gene encoding uncharacterized protein LOC129926726, whose amino-acid sequence MAFKPLAKVLHSQWLAEKVLQPWISRDGIILSAHCSCTVELGESCTHVAATLFMLEANTRLKESKTVSYRLSSYWKNPSELKKVLPTKVSEIDITSLKNKKLNLILL is encoded by the exons ATGGCTTTTAAACCACTAGCAAAG gTTCTTCACTCTCAGTGGTTAGCAGAAAAGGTACTGCAGCCCTGGATAAGTCGAGATGGTATTATTCTATCAGCCCACTGTTCTTGTACAGTTGAACTTGGAGAGTCCTGCACTCATGTGGCAGCCACTTTATTTATGCTGGAAGCCAACACCAGACTAAAAGAGAGTAAGACAGTTAGTTACAGGTTGTCATCTTACTGGAAAAATCCATCAGAGCTTAAAAAAGTTTTGCCAACTAAGGTTTCTGAGATTGACATCacctcattaaaaaacaaaaagttaaatttgattctcttgtga